A single Phragmites australis chromosome 4, lpPhrAust1.1, whole genome shotgun sequence DNA region contains:
- the LOC133914483 gene encoding alcohol dehydrogenase-like 2: protein MEDQGPKPIRCKAAVCRAAGEPLVIEEIVVDPPKAYEIRIKITCTSLCHTDITFWRAKIAPVFPRILGHEAYGVVESVGEDVEGFATGDAVVPTFLGQCAHCPSCASEENNVCTAVPFVIGPGMRRDGTTRFRDGQGNPLNDFLAVSSFSEYTVVDVNQVAKLDPAVPPKLACLLSCGAGTGVGAAWRLAKVEPGSSVAIFGLGSVGLAVAQGAKMCGASKIIGVDLNPDKEEIGITFGVTDFVNPSQLGKNSVSEVIGEMTGGGADYSFECIGVSSVMTDAFRSTKPGKGKTIILGLERDSEPVCLPSIELLYGKCVMGSLFGGIKPKTDIPILAGKCMNKELELDGLVTHEVGLQDINKAFELLLQGKSLRCIIWMNK, encoded by the exons ATGGAGGACCAGGGACCCAAGCCCATCCGTTGCAAAG CAGCGGTGTGTAGAGCCGCTGGCGAGCCGCTCGTCATCGAGGAGATCGTCGTGGATCCACCGAAAGCGTACGAGATCCGCATCAAGATCACCTGCACCTCCCTCTGCCACACGGACATCACCTTCTGGCGTGCCAAG ATAGCTCCAGTATTTCCAAGAATCTTAGGCCACGAGGCCTACGG TGTGGTGGAGAGCGTTGGGGAGGACGTGGAGGGCTTCGCCACGGGCGACGCGGTGGTGCCGACGTTCCTGGGCCAGTGCGCCCACTGCCCCAGCTGCGCGTCGGAGGAGAACAACGTGTGCACCGCGGTGCCGTTCGTCATCGGCCCCGGGATGCGGCGCGACGGCACCACCCGATTCAGGGACGGCCAGGGGAACCCGCTGAACGACTTCCTTGCCGTGTCCAGCTTCAGCGAGTACACCGTCGTGGACGTGAACCAGGTCGCCAAGCTCGACCCCGCCGTGCCCCCCAAGCTCGCCTGCCTCCTCAGCTGCGGCGCCGGCACCG GGGTAGGAGCTGCATGGAGGTTGGCGAAGGTGGAACCTGGTTCGTCAGTGGCTATCTTTGGGCTGGGATCCGTCGGATTGGCG GTGGCACAAGGTGCAAAAATGTGTGGAGCATCAAAGATTATTGGTGTTGATCTGAACCCTGACAAAGAGGAAATTG GGATAACGTTCGGTGTGACGGATTTTGTTAATCCATCACAACTGGGCAAGAATTCAGTCAGTGAG GTGATCGGCGAGATGACAGGCGGCGGCGCCGACTACAGCTTCGAGTGCATCGGCGTGTCGTCGGTGATGACCGATGCCTTCAGAAGCACCAAGCCG GGGAAGGGCAAGACGATCATCCTGGGCTTGGAGAGGGATAGCGAGCCCGTCTGCCTGCCATCCATCGAGCTCCTCTACGGCAAGTGTGTGATGGGATCGCTCTTCGGGGGAATCAAGCCCAAGACTGACATCCCAATCCTCGCGGGGAAATGCATGAACAAG GAGCTGGAGTTGGACGGGTTGGTAACACATGAGGTAGGCCTGCAGGACATAAACAAGGCCTTCGAGCTGCTCCTGCAGGGGAAGAGCCTGAGGTGCATCATATGGATGAACAAGTGA
- the LOC133914482 gene encoding uncharacterized protein LOC133914482 — MRRPFLSSASSTCPQRLARFQSPHLHGPRIIAPIAVQHSRRRLIQWNKMQQSRPDMEQQLAQVRGELRKVRDERDRAHRVLEVTEWKALASANDRTTIETLEAELDASRESEKRMLDSLALQTKQLELTKISLEEARLEMTSLHETIQKLETRTPVATPRSRYDRDLQRVHGELRVALAAEEKSKKAMEEFVMALKEVNAELHATRQQLARAQHEAETARLEADRMHVSVKRKDDKLRALSDEVVRLRAEAEESFAAWRGKENGFTACMKSTEAELAEARRENARLLESQRSGRAEISKLRDILKQAVKDTKVVKEALEETRSENAVLKGVVGDKDKAVKCTKQELEGLRVSEAAARDSVKELQSILVATSSSPTAAAAAKLDVEESSSPQGVIVRPGLEKYPSDSKIKPPVGLARPRRMSETFEGSAYDIFGSMDDQKGELGVFSSMPRLPGRRRVVMRKVGSLFRWKSFGNK, encoded by the coding sequence atgcgacGTCCCTTTTTATCCTCTGCTTCCTCCACATGCCCCCAAAGATTAGCGCGTTTCCAATCGCCTCACCTCCATGGTCCAAGAATTATCGCTCCAATCGCCGTGCAGCATTCTAGGCGCCGCTTAATCCAGTGGAACAAAATGCAGCAAAGCAGGCCGGACATGGAGCAGCAGCTCGCCCAGGTCCGCGGCGAGCTGCGCAAGGTGCGCGACGAGCGGGACCGCGCGCACCGCGTCCTGGAGGTGACCGAGTGGAAGGCGCTGGCCTCGGCCAACGACCGCACCACGATAGAGACGCTCGAGGCCGAGCTCGACGCGTCGCGGGAATCAGAGAAGCGGATGCTCGACTCGCTGGCGTTGCAGACGAAGCAGCTCGAGCTCACCAAGATATCGCTCGAGGAAGCCAGGCTCGAGATGACATCGCTGCACGAGACCATCCAGAAACTCGAGACCAGAACCCCCGTCGCAACGCCGAGAAGCCGGTACGACCGCGACCTGCAGAGAGTCCACGGCGAGCTGAGGGTGGCGCTCGCGGCGGAGGAGAAGAGCAAGAAGGCCATGGAGGAGTTCGTGATGGCACTCAAGGAGGTGAACGCAGAGCTGCACGCGACGCGGCAGCAGCTGGCGCGCGCGCAGCACGAGGCGGAGACGGCCCGGCTGGAGGCCGATCGGATGCACGTGTCGGTCAAGCGCAAGGACGACAAGCTCCGCGCCTTGTCCGACGAGGTGGTCCGGCTCcgggccgaagccgaggagtCGTTCGCCGCGTGGCGGGGAAAGGAGAATGGGTTCACGGCGTGCATGAAGTCCACGGAAGCCGAGCTCGCCGAGGCGCGGCGCGAGAATGCACGGCTCCTCGAGTCGCAGCGCTCCGGGCGGGCCGAGATCTCTAAGCTGCGGGACATACTGAAGCAGGCCGTCAAGGACACCAAGGTGGTGAAGGAGGCGCTGGAGGAGACGAGGAGCGAGAACGCGGTGCTCAAGGGCGTGGTCGGCGACAAGGACAAGGCCGTCAAGTGCACCAAGCAGGAGCTGGAGGGACTACGGGTCAGCGAGGCCGCAGCGCGCGACAGCGTCAAGGAGCTGCAGAGCATTCTCGTGGCCACGTCATCGagccccaccgccgccgcggctgcGAAGTTGGACGTGGAGGAGAGTTCGTCGCCGCAGGGCGTGATAGTACGGCCGGGGTTGGAGAAGTACCCATCGGACTCGAAGATTAAGCCGCCGGTGGGGCTAGCGCGGCCGCGCCGGATGTCGGAGACCTTCGAGGGCTCGGCGTACGACATCTTCGGTTCAATGGACGACCAGAAGGGGGAGCTAGGCGTGTTCTCCTCGATGCCGAGGTTGCCCGGCCGGCGACGGGTGGTCATGCGCAAGGTTGGCAGCTTGTTCCGGTGGAAGAGCTTCGGTAACAAATAG
- the LOC133916819 gene encoding uncharacterized protein LOC133916819 — MRRSDWEDRCKRHPEHRLSEGVCPFCLRNRLAHLSASSSATTTTLASSSDITPTYSAGSSPPPHHVALSADVSSVHVFGGGEGSTSSSFVNVAAFSQLLMPTSAKKPAGRQEEAAGREPVQEKGEVKKKKSGKKKKIGRFLSRLVGAEKRRQAGDAELFHSKTVKDTTSSKWVFF; from the coding sequence ATGCGGCGGTCAGATTGGGAAGACCGGTGCAAGCGGCACCCGGAGCACCGGCTGTCCGAGGGCGTCTGCCCGTTCTGCCTCCGCAATCGTCTCGCCCAcctctccgcctcctcctcggccacaACCACCACACTCGCCTCCTCCTCGGACATCACCCCCACGTACTCCGCGGGCTCGTCCCCTCCGCCCCACCACGTCGCGCTCTCGGCGGACGTCAGCTCGGTTCACGtcttcggcggcggcgaaggctcCACTAGCTCCTCCTTCGTCAACGTTGCGGCCTTCTCGCAGCTGCTGATGCCGACCTCCGCTAAGAAACCTGCAGGGAGGCAAGAAGAGGCGGCGGGCAGGGAGCCTGTGCAGGAGAAGGGGGaggtcaagaagaagaagagcggcaagaagaagaagatagggAGGTTCCTGTCGAGGCTCGTCGGAGCGGAGAAGCGGCGGCAAGCTGGCGACGCCGAGCTCTTCCACTCCAAGACCGTGAAGGATACGACGTCGTCCAAGTGGGTGTTCTTCTGA